One Myxococcaceae bacterium JPH2 genomic window, GCCGCGCTGCCCCTGGTGAAGGGGGACGTGACAGTCATCCAGGACCCCGACATCGCCTACGCGCTGGATGTCTATGACACGCTGGTGCGCCCCATCCTCGACGACACGGCGGATGGCGTCTTCGGCCGTCGGCCCGGCCTGGCCCCCGAGCTGTGGGCGGATCGCGCGCTCGGAGGCGTCACCCGCTTCGTCACCGACGTGCCCCTGACGGATCCGCTCACCGGACTGCGCGCCTTCCGCACCGAGGCCCTGCGCGCCATCCACCTCACCAGTGACGACGAGGCCGTCGACGCGGAGCTGGTGGTGAAGCTGGCCGCCCACCTCTTCCGACTCACCGAGATATCCCTGCCACCGCTGCAGGGGACTCCGAAGCGCCCGGTGGCCACGCACCTCGCGCGGCTGCGCACGCTGATGCGCTACGCCACCGTGCGAGACGACGCGGACAACCAACACGAGGGTTACTCCACGCTGGAGCGCATGGACGGCGCCACCCACTACAACCAGTGGTTGGGCCGCCGGTTCCGCGAGCACCTCGGGCGCCGCGTGCTGGAGATTGGCGCGGGCATCGGCACCATCACGCGCGAGCTGGAGTCCGGCGCCGAGCTGCTCGTCGCGTTGGAGGTCGAGCGCTTCTACGTGGACCGGCTGAAGAACATGTTCCGCGGCAAGCCCCACGTGCGGCCCTACCTGTCCGACGTGGCGCTGGCGGACTGGGAAGCCCTGAAGGCCGAGCACCTGGACACCATCGTCCTCTCCAACGTGCTGGAGCACATCCCGGACGACGCGGCGGCCGTGCGTCGCTTCCGGCAAATCCTCGCATCGGAGGGCCGCGTGCTCATCCTGGTGCCCGCGCTGCCCTCGCTCTTCGGCGCCATCGACGAAGCCGTGGGCCACTACCGCCGCTACACGCCGGACTCGCTGCGCGCGCTCCTGGAGACCAATGGCTTCGAGGTGGAGCGGCTGGAGTGGATGAACCTGGTGGGCCTGCCGGGTTGGTTCCTCAACAGCCGCATCCTGCGCCGCCGCGCGGTGCCCAAGCTCCAGCTCCGCATGTATGACGCGCTCGCGCCTCTCTTCGCCCAGGCGGAGCGGAACGTGAAACTGCCTGTGGGAATGAGCCTGTTCGCCGTGGCGCGCGTCACCGGAGACGCCGCGCCGTGAGCGCCGCGCCCGAGCCCGTGACCGCTGGGGCGCCCCCCGCCGAGTCTCCCGGCGCGCCCGCTCCCAATGCCACGCCTCGGGCCATCGGAATGCCGCGCGCGGCGTGGGCCGCCATGGCGGCGCTGTACCTCTTGCTGTTTCCCTACCATCCCGGACTCCGCTCTCCGAACGAGCTGTGCCGGCTGTGGCAGACCCGGGCGCTGGTGGAGTACGGCACGCTCGACATCAACGGCGCGCTGCGGGACTACGGGCCGGTGGGCGACCTGTCCGTGAAGGACGGGAAGTACTACCCCTCCAAGGCGCCCCTGCTGTCATTCGCCGCGGTGCCCGTGTACGCCGCGCTGCGAGCCCTGGGCGGAGGCTATCGCTACGCGGTGCCCGAGGTCCCCCTCGTCTTCTTCACGCGGCTGCTGCTCACCGTCCTGCCCACGCTCGTCCTGCTGTGGCTCGTGCGCCGCTTCCTTGGGGCCCACCTGTCCGCCCGCGTCGCGGACGCCGTCACGCTGACCTACGCCCTGGGCTCGCTGGCGTTCAGCTACTCGCTGCTCTTCATGAGCCACCAGACGACCGCGGTGCTGCTCTTCGCGGGCTTCTACGCGCTCTGGAGGCTCGCGCGGGGCGAGTGGCGTGAGCGGGGCTACCTCGTGGCGGGAGCCTGTGCCGGAGCCACGGTCGCCGCCGAGTACACGGGCGCGCTGGGCGTG contains:
- a CDS encoding methyltransferase domain-containing protein, whose translation is MSLSLSVILPYDASTAGAAARFARALSGKAQVVLAGDGPMDVPPVPGVEGVVAPGGKGAALRAALPLVKGDVTVIQDPDIAYALDVYDTLVRPILDDTADGVFGRRPGLAPELWADRALGGVTRFVTDVPLTDPLTGLRAFRTEALRAIHLTSDDEAVDAELVVKLAAHLFRLTEISLPPLQGTPKRPVATHLARLRTLMRYATVRDDADNQHEGYSTLERMDGATHYNQWLGRRFREHLGRRVLEIGAGIGTITRELESGAELLVALEVERFYVDRLKNMFRGKPHVRPYLSDVALADWEALKAEHLDTIVLSNVLEHIPDDAAAVRRFRQILASEGRVLILVPALPSLFGAIDEAVGHYRRYTPDSLRALLETNGFEVERLEWMNLVGLPGWFLNSRILRRRAVPKLQLRMYDALAPLFAQAERNVKLPVGMSLFAVARVTGDAAP